One Succinispira mobilis DSM 6222 genomic window carries:
- the thiC gene encoding phosphomethylpyrimidine synthase ThiC, producing the protein MTQLQAAKKGIITKELSYVAEQEGIKVENLLSLVAKGKVVIPANINHSNLRASGIGEGLKTKVNVNLGISNDCADWDLELEKAKVAITMQANAIMDLSCYGKTQVFRKKLLEISPVPIGTVPMYDAIGLLDKDLQDITTDEFFQVVETHAQDGVDFMTIHCGINKATAQKVKDNKRLTNIVSRGGSILFAWMELNDRENPFFAEYDRLLDICAKYDVTLSLGDACRPGSIADSTDAAQIEELIVLGELTKRAWEKGVQVMIEGPGHMALNEVAPNMLIAKKLCHGAPLYVLGPIVTDVAPGYDHITSAIGGAIAASSGADFLCFVTPAEHLRLPDLQDMKDGIVAARIAAHAGDIAKNLPNARNWDNEMSKARADVDFEKMIQLAMDPEKAKRYRESSLPGHKDTCTMCGKMCPMRNMKKVLGGEKLNLHK; encoded by the coding sequence ATGACGCAATTGCAAGCTGCCAAAAAAGGAATTATTACTAAGGAATTGAGCTATGTTGCTGAACAAGAAGGAATTAAAGTTGAAAACCTATTGTCTCTAGTGGCTAAAGGGAAGGTAGTTATACCGGCAAATATTAATCACAGTAATTTAAGAGCAAGTGGGATAGGTGAAGGGTTAAAGACAAAAGTAAATGTTAATTTAGGGATATCTAATGATTGTGCCGATTGGGACTTGGAATTGGAAAAAGCTAAGGTGGCTATAACAATGCAGGCAAATGCGATTATGGATCTAAGTTGTTATGGTAAAACGCAAGTTTTCAGAAAAAAACTATTAGAAATTTCTCCGGTGCCAATAGGTACAGTCCCTATGTATGATGCTATAGGTTTATTAGATAAGGATTTGCAAGATATAACGACAGATGAATTTTTTCAAGTAGTAGAGACACATGCTCAAGATGGTGTTGATTTCATGACAATTCATTGTGGGATAAATAAGGCTACTGCTCAAAAAGTAAAAGATAATAAGCGATTGACTAATATAGTTTCGCGGGGAGGGTCTATATTATTTGCTTGGATGGAATTAAATGATCGCGAAAACCCTTTTTTTGCTGAATATGATCGATTGCTTGATATTTGCGCAAAGTATGATGTGACTTTAAGTTTGGGGGATGCTTGTAGACCAGGAAGCATAGCTGATTCTACAGATGCCGCTCAAATAGAAGAATTAATTGTTTTGGGAGAATTAACTAAACGTGCATGGGAAAAAGGCGTTCAAGTGATGATAGAAGGCCCAGGACACATGGCTTTAAATGAAGTGGCACCAAATATGCTTATTGCCAAAAAATTATGTCACGGAGCTCCCTTGTACGTTTTAGGACCAATAGTGACTGATGTTGCTCCCGGATATGATCATATTACAAGTGCGATAGGCGGGGCTATAGCTGCTAGCAGTGGAGCTGATTTTTTATGTTTTGTTACGCCAGCAGAACATTTACGTTTACCTGACTTGCAAGATATGAAGGATGGAATTGTAGCTGCGAGAATTGCCGCTCATGCTGGTGATATTGCGAAAAATTTGCCAAATGCTAGAAACTGGGATAATGAGATGAGTAAGGCACGTGCGGATGTGGATTTTGAAAAAATGATTCAACTGGCGATGGATCCGGAAAAAGCCAAACGATATCGTGAAAGTTCTTTGCCAGGACATAAAGATACTTGTACAATGTGTGGGAAAATGTGTCCGATGCGCAATATGAAAAAAGTTTTAGGTGGAGAAAAATTAAATTTGCATAAATAA
- a CDS encoding ABC transporter ATP-binding protein produces MYVLETKALTKKFSDFTAVDNLNLKITKGSIYGFLGSNGSGKSTTIRMLCGVLTPTSGSIEIFGKSLTKNLPFLKSKIGYMSQKFSLHPDLTVMENLNFYAGLYSLPKDIIEQRIREIINLAQVESFKNELTSALAGGWRQRLALGCAILHKPDILFLDEPTSGVDPNSRRMFWDIIHSLIEMGTTILITTHFMDEAEHCDNITFIHQGITIASGSPKELKNLIPYKLWQISVPEPLSLQEKLRTENYPEIYVRGKQLRILSSPEKIPTFIDNFPVNEITPSLEDVFVYLIKQERKKNND; encoded by the coding sequence ATGTATGTTTTAGAAACCAAAGCTTTAACAAAAAAATTTTCAGATTTTACAGCTGTAGATAATCTAAATTTAAAGATTACCAAGGGCAGTATTTATGGATTTTTAGGTTCCAATGGTTCTGGCAAATCTACAACTATTCGCATGTTATGCGGCGTGCTTACGCCAACTTCTGGTAGCATTGAAATTTTTGGTAAATCTTTAACAAAAAACCTCCCTTTCCTCAAAAGCAAAATTGGCTATATGTCGCAAAAATTCAGTTTACACCCCGATTTAACAGTTATGGAAAACTTAAATTTTTATGCCGGTCTTTATAGTTTGCCAAAAGATATTATTGAGCAAAGAATTAGAGAAATTATTAATTTAGCGCAAGTAGAATCTTTTAAAAATGAACTAACTAGTGCTCTCGCTGGTGGTTGGCGTCAACGTCTAGCTTTAGGTTGTGCAATTTTACACAAACCTGATATTTTATTTCTAGATGAACCAACCAGCGGTGTTGATCCCAATTCACGTAGAATGTTTTGGGATATAATTCACTCTTTAATAGAAATGGGAACAACAATTCTTATCACCACACATTTTATGGATGAAGCTGAACATTGTGACAACATAACTTTTATTCATCAAGGAATTACAATTGCCAGTGGGAGTCCTAAAGAGTTGAAAAATCTAATTCCTTATAAACTTTGGCAAATTTCTGTCCCCGAACCTCTTAGTTTACAAGAAAAACTCCGCACAGAAAATTATCCCGAAATATATGTTCGTGGCAAACAATTACGTATCTTAAGCAGTCCAGAAAAAATCCCTACTTTCATCGATAACTTTCCTGTTAACGAAATAACACCTTCCCTTGAAGATGTTTTTGTTTATTTAATTAAGCAAGAAAGGAAAAAAAATAATGACTAG
- a CDS encoding ECF transporter S component, with the protein MLRTKDIVLIGMLAGVCVVATFIKVPFGTGAMVHLGTAFIFTCASLFGGLYAGLAAAIGTAMFDLLMGFSPYTLWSFFIKGGAGFIAGYIIKGVYPWNIRYKNGLILKIMAYLTASIWTLFGYILAWWQVIGSLNVALANVPASLMSSTVGIIVALFLVPVLERVLPKNLYK; encoded by the coding sequence ATGTTAAGAACAAAAGACATTGTGTTAATTGGAATGCTAGCAGGTGTATGTGTTGTAGCAACTTTTATAAAGGTTCCTTTTGGAACAGGGGCAATGGTACATTTGGGTACGGCCTTTATTTTTACTTGCGCAAGCCTTTTTGGAGGATTATATGCTGGTTTGGCGGCAGCTATAGGTACGGCAATGTTTGATTTGTTAATGGGGTTTTCACCTTATACGCTTTGGTCTTTTTTTATAAAAGGTGGAGCTGGATTTATTGCAGGTTATATAATAAAAGGTGTTTATCCTTGGAATATTCGTTATAAAAATGGTTTAATTTTAAAAATTATGGCTTATCTAACTGCTTCAATCTGGACACTGTTTGGGTATATTCTTGCTTGGTGGCAGGTTATTGGAAGTCTTAATGTAGCTTTAGCAAATGTGCCAGCTAGCTTAATGAGCAGTACCGTAGGGATTATTGTCGCCTTGTTTTTGGTGCCAGTATTAGAAAGAGTGTTACCTAAAAATTTATATAAATAA
- a CDS encoding HD domain-containing phosphohydrolase — MIQSYNRDYIHTRALEEGILKIFKNSSANISINYEFLDTKKFFTPEYFHSLFIVFAEKYKQEHFDAIILCDDDALNFYQIYGQKIWGPTKHVVATGINSINIYPDGIPGLILIEERPNYEKTIDLALKQNMGKNISTLNFIYDNTTTSREVKRDIVKLIGANYPALKHNHYFQETPETLRDIVNSADEHNIFFFILYSTSPDGRNFLYDEVPRFILKNSKNPVYSLWEFYLGSGVIGGYLASSSKYGESAAQTVLDLWAGKNLPTIIYDNGENQHYIFDYNIMQKYNINYTPNNALFINKPETYFQKNKEIILFFSSIISVLLLLIILLLIIINQKQNINKKNQEISHLSTEIIETQKDLISRLGDVIETRSHETANHVRRVAKISAVLGKAYGLSNEELQALTIVSPMHDVGKIAISEAILQKPAKLSPKEFEIMKTHTQIGYDIFKNAERQMLKYASLVALEHHERWDGTGYPNGKKSDEISIFARITAIADVYDALCSNRPYKKAWLPEDALIYLVNERGKIFDPHLVDLFLENNLEINKIREEWSDKPHN; from the coding sequence ATCTTATAATCGTGACTATATTCATACACGTGCTTTAGAAGAAGGAATTTTAAAGATTTTCAAAAACTCATCTGCGAATATAAGCATAAACTACGAATTTCTCGATACAAAGAAGTTCTTCACCCCTGAGTATTTCCATTCACTGTTTATAGTTTTCGCCGAAAAATATAAACAAGAACACTTTGATGCCATAATTCTCTGCGATGATGATGCCTTAAATTTTTATCAAATATATGGGCAAAAAATTTGGGGTCCCACAAAACATGTCGTCGCCACTGGTATCAATTCTATTAATATATATCCTGATGGTATCCCTGGTTTAATTTTAATTGAAGAACGACCAAATTATGAAAAAACAATTGATCTTGCTTTAAAACAAAATATGGGAAAAAATATCTCTACCTTAAATTTTATTTATGATAATACCACGACAAGTAGAGAAGTAAAACGCGATATTGTCAAGCTTATTGGTGCTAATTATCCAGCGCTAAAACACAATCATTATTTTCAAGAAACTCCAGAGACTCTGCGTGATATTGTAAATTCTGCTGATGAGCATAATATTTTTTTCTTTATTCTTTATTCTACTTCTCCTGATGGCAGAAATTTTCTTTATGATGAGGTTCCTAGATTTATTCTCAAGAATTCAAAAAACCCGGTTTATAGCCTCTGGGAGTTTTATCTTGGTTCAGGAGTAATCGGCGGATACTTAGCTTCTTCTAGTAAATATGGTGAAAGTGCCGCCCAAACTGTCCTAGATTTGTGGGCTGGCAAAAATCTGCCAACAATTATTTATGATAATGGCGAAAACCAACATTATATTTTTGATTATAATATTATGCAAAAATATAATATTAATTACACTCCTAACAATGCGCTATTTATTAATAAGCCTGAAACTTATTTCCAAAAAAATAAAGAAATTATACTGTTTTTTTCAAGTATAATTAGCGTACTATTACTTTTAATAATCTTATTGTTGATAATAATAAATCAAAAACAAAATATTAACAAAAAGAATCAAGAAATCAGCCACTTAAGCACCGAAATAATCGAAACTCAAAAGGATTTAATTTCTCGTTTAGGCGATGTAATCGAAACACGTTCTCATGAAACAGCCAATCACGTGCGTCGAGTTGCCAAAATTTCTGCCGTATTGGGCAAGGCCTATGGATTAAGCAACGAAGAACTGCAAGCTTTGACAATAGTTTCTCCAATGCACGATGTTGGTAAAATAGCAATTTCTGAAGCAATCTTGCAAAAACCAGCAAAACTCAGTCCTAAAGAATTTGAAATCATGAAAACACATACACAAATCGGATATGATATTTTTAAAAATGCGGAAAGACAAATGCTGAAATATGCTTCCCTAGTTGCTTTAGAACATCACGAACGTTGGGATGGCACGGGTTATCCCAACGGAAAAAAAAGTGATGAGATCAGTATTTTTGCTCGCATTACTGCTATTGCTGATGTATATGACGCGCTTTGTAGCAACCGTCCTTACAAAAAAGCTTGGCTTCCTGAAGATGCATTAATTTACTTAGTTAACGAACGCGGGAAAATCTTCGATCCCCATTTAGTTGATTTATTCTTAGAAAACAATCTTGAAATTAATAAAATTCGAGAAGAGTGGTCTGACAAGCCGCATAATTAA
- a CDS encoding ABC transporter ATP-binding protein encodes MIEIKNLNKNFSQKKVLSDINLFIKKQEIFGLVGADGAGKTTLLRIILDLLKPESGFVKFAKNNLENSIKEKIAYVPQTFSLYNNLTVLENINLIASCYGLKQKNIQNQTKEILEFTSLYEYKDRFAEKLSGGMKQKLALASALIHNPEIIFLDEPTTGVDPVSRREFWQLLHYINRQGTTIIVSTPYMDEAEFCHRIAFIDNGKIIECDTPDNLVKNYPNQLLALQIIGVFPNLSTINNIIDISIFGQDYHIAVSNNSDSTIEEIHLACKENNCQIVCLKPIAPNLEDVFISLTQKTRSIN; translated from the coding sequence ATGATCGAAATTAAAAATTTGAATAAGAATTTTTCCCAAAAAAAAGTTTTAAGTGATATAAATCTCTTTATAAAAAAACAAGAAATTTTTGGATTAGTTGGTGCCGACGGGGCTGGTAAAACAACATTGCTGAGAATAATTTTAGATTTATTAAAACCAGAAAGTGGTTTTGTAAAATTTGCAAAAAACAATCTTGAAAATAGCATAAAAGAAAAAATAGCTTACGTGCCGCAAACTTTCAGTTTATACAACAATCTTACTGTTTTAGAAAACATTAATCTCATAGCAAGTTGTTATGGTCTAAAACAAAAAAACATCCAAAATCAAACGAAAGAAATCTTGGAATTCACTAGTCTGTATGAATATAAAGATAGATTTGCCGAAAAACTTTCTGGCGGAATGAAACAAAAACTTGCTCTTGCAAGTGCCTTAATTCATAACCCTGAAATTATTTTTCTTGATGAACCTACTACAGGGGTAGACCCTGTTTCCAGGCGAGAATTTTGGCAACTTTTGCATTACATAAATCGCCAAGGGACAACAATCATAGTCTCCACTCCCTACATGGACGAAGCAGAATTTTGCCATAGAATTGCCTTTATTGATAATGGGAAAATAATTGAGTGTGATACTCCAGATAACCTTGTAAAAAACTATCCTAACCAATTATTAGCTTTACAAATAATTGGTGTTTTCCCCAATTTATCTACTATTAACAACATTATTGATATTTCTATTTTCGGACAAGATTACCATATCGCCGTTTCCAATAATTCTGATTCTACTATTGAAGAAATTCATTTAGCCTGTAAAGAAAATAATTGTCAAATTGTTTGTCTAAAACCAATAGCCCCAAATCTAGAAGATGTTTTTATAAGCTTAACACAAAAGACGAGGAGTATAAATTAA
- a CDS encoding DUF1904 family protein, giving the protein MPQIIVKNVKKDELESIADLMLFNLSKIIGCELDTLSLELIESAFINVKYPIIQINWFARPKNIQDAVAEEIDGFLRRLGYKQRDVFFIVLEKERYYDNGVHY; this is encoded by the coding sequence GTGCCACAGATAATAGTTAAAAATGTGAAAAAAGACGAATTAGAAAGTATTGCCGATTTAATGTTGTTTAATTTATCAAAAATAATTGGTTGTGAGCTAGATACACTCAGCTTGGAGTTAATAGAGAGTGCTTTCATAAATGTTAAGTACCCAATAATTCAAATTAATTGGTTTGCAAGACCAAAGAACATACAAGATGCGGTAGCTGAGGAAATTGATGGCTTTTTAAGAAGGTTAGGTTATAAACAACGAGATGTTTTTTTTATCGTTTTAGAGAAAGAAAGATACTACGACAATGGAGTTCATTATTAA
- a CDS encoding pyridoxamine kinase, whose protein sequence is MIIPKVVAVHDLSCYGRCSLSVIIPILSNLQVQVCPLPTTILSSHLGGYKNIAAVDLTDKLEEIDRNWQNEGLEFDCLYSGYLASPEQIEIVDTIFKKAKGNVLKVIDPVMGDHGKLYSKYTEEMQLEMRKFILNADIITPNYTEACFLLGEPYQEVQENLETIYEYLLRLAAWGIKNVIITGVNLASGQIANVGYNSDEEIFFVNKSPKIPVHYPGTGDVFTSVLLGYLLLGNDISIALQKATDFVYKCIEKTYEQQTPIREGILLEALIMEI, encoded by the coding sequence ATGATAATACCAAAGGTAGTTGCTGTGCATGATTTATCATGTTATGGAAGGTGTTCATTGAGCGTTATAATACCAATATTGTCAAATTTGCAAGTGCAAGTATGCCCTTTGCCGACAACAATTTTGAGTTCGCATTTAGGGGGATATAAAAATATTGCGGCAGTAGATTTAACTGACAAACTGGAGGAAATAGACAGGAATTGGCAAAATGAAGGACTGGAGTTTGATTGTTTATACTCTGGCTATCTAGCATCGCCAGAGCAAATTGAAATTGTTGATACCATTTTTAAGAAAGCTAAGGGTAATGTTCTAAAAGTAATTGATCCAGTAATGGGTGATCACGGCAAGTTGTATTCTAAATATACGGAAGAAATGCAGTTGGAAATGAGAAAATTTATTTTAAATGCCGATATAATTACTCCAAATTATACGGAAGCTTGTTTTTTATTGGGAGAACCATATCAAGAAGTACAAGAAAATTTAGAAACCATTTATGAATATTTGTTGCGTTTAGCGGCATGGGGAATTAAAAACGTAATAATAACGGGAGTTAATTTAGCTAGTGGACAAATCGCCAATGTAGGATATAATAGTGATGAGGAGATATTTTTCGTGAACAAATCTCCGAAAATTCCTGTTCATTACCCAGGTACTGGCGATGTATTTACAAGTGTTTTACTTGGTTATTTATTATTAGGCAATGATATTAGCATAGCGTTGCAGAAAGCGACAGATTTTGTTTATAAATGTATTGAAAAAACATATGAACAGCAAACTCCTATACGTGAAGGGATACTATTGGAAGCATTAATAATGGAAATTTAA
- a CDS encoding HlyD family secretion protein, producing MATGTVEITKLEVTPRLSGYIRNLSIDTGSRVKTTDILFEIERQDLTEQLKADRYALQQSEAKLQDLLNGPRPQEIKASSSVLNSNLAVLEVATTDLIRYRQLYEQRAISKQQLDLIQKNYDVALNNANNARAQLELLQEGARPEQITAQKAETEKLKAILAANKSVLADSILTSNLDGVVLSRNFENNEYVTAGSPVLTIANLQDCWIKVYIASNELGKIYLGQKVLVNVDSFPKESFQAIVKEISDKAEFTPRQSITKNERANMVFAVKVKLDNTDEKLKPGMPADVIFQ from the coding sequence ATGGCTACTGGTACAGTCGAAATTACCAAGTTAGAGGTAACTCCACGCCTAAGTGGTTATATTCGCAACTTAAGTATCGATACTGGTTCTAGAGTTAAAACTACTGATATACTATTTGAAATTGAACGTCAAGATTTAACCGAACAATTAAAGGCCGATCGTTATGCGTTACAGCAAAGTGAAGCTAAACTACAAGATTTACTTAACGGCCCCCGTCCACAAGAGATAAAAGCTAGTAGTTCTGTATTAAATAGTAATTTGGCTGTATTAGAAGTAGCTACTACTGATTTGATAAGATATCGACAACTCTATGAGCAACGTGCTATTTCTAAGCAACAATTAGACCTTATCCAAAAAAATTATGATGTCGCTTTAAATAATGCAAACAACGCTCGTGCCCAATTAGAGCTTTTGCAGGAAGGTGCTCGACCTGAACAAATCACTGCTCAAAAAGCTGAGACAGAAAAACTAAAAGCAATCCTGGCTGCAAATAAAAGTGTTCTTGCAGACTCTATTTTAACAAGTAACCTTGACGGGGTTGTTCTTAGTCGTAATTTTGAAAACAACGAGTATGTTACTGCTGGTTCGCCAGTTTTAACAATCGCTAATCTCCAAGATTGCTGGATAAAAGTATATATTGCCTCAAACGAACTAGGTAAAATTTATCTAGGGCAAAAAGTTCTTGTAAATGTTGACTCTTTTCCGAAAGAAAGTTTTCAAGCAATAGTCAAGGAAATCTCTGATAAAGCCGAATTTACTCCTCGACAAAGTATTACCAAGAATGAACGCGCAAATATGGTGTTTGCCGTGAAGGTAAAGCTTGATAACACAGACGAAAAGTTGAAACCCGGCATGCCTGCGGATGTGATTTTCCAATGA
- a CDS encoding ABC transporter permease, with translation MTRLRALLIKEFLQMSRDRMTLAMLIILPIIQLLIFGYGINTDVKHLPTVVFDQSLTHESRDMLNSFSSTSYYDIKFIAHNFQEVTEIIDSGQAKVGIIFPPDFSENVKHGRSASIQVLVDASDNMTANSAISTAQLVGQVNSQKILIKKLRMATGQIYQPAYDIRIRPWYNPDFVSPYYMVPGIIGIVVTMTMVMLTSIALVREREFGTLEQLLVTPLKTYELIIGKIIPYILVGFIQVALTLSIGLYLFDIPVKGSMILLYIMTLSFLLASLGLGIMISTIAQNQMQAMQMAFFVLVPSVLLSGFVVPRVSMHIFFYYLGYLFPMTFYLEIIRGILLKGNSFQHLWFPFFSLLFFTIITLTISIKRFKRTLA, from the coding sequence ATGACTAGACTAAGAGCATTGCTAATAAAAGAATTTCTGCAAATGAGTCGCGATCGAATGACTTTAGCTATGTTAATTATTTTACCAATAATTCAACTGTTAATTTTCGGCTATGGAATCAACACAGATGTTAAACACTTACCAACAGTGGTTTTCGATCAATCTTTAACCCATGAAAGTCGTGATATGCTTAATTCCTTTAGCTCAACCAGTTACTACGACATAAAATTTATAGCTCATAATTTCCAAGAAGTAACAGAAATAATAGATTCTGGTCAAGCAAAGGTCGGAATAATTTTCCCTCCTGATTTTTCAGAAAATGTCAAGCATGGACGTAGCGCTTCCATTCAAGTCCTAGTTGATGCCAGCGATAATATGACCGCTAATTCAGCTATTAGTACCGCTCAACTCGTAGGTCAAGTTAATTCCCAAAAAATTTTAATAAAAAAGCTCCGCATGGCGACTGGGCAAATTTATCAACCAGCTTATGATATTAGAATCCGCCCATGGTACAACCCTGATTTTGTTAGTCCTTACTATATGGTTCCCGGAATAATTGGTATTGTCGTTACAATGACAATGGTTATGCTTACTTCTATCGCCTTAGTGAGAGAAAGAGAATTCGGAACCTTAGAGCAATTATTGGTTACACCTTTGAAAACCTATGAATTAATAATTGGTAAGATAATACCTTATATTTTGGTTGGTTTCATCCAGGTAGCCCTAACATTATCAATAGGTCTATATTTATTTGATATCCCCGTCAAAGGCAGTATGATCTTACTTTATATTATGACTTTATCTTTCTTATTAGCTTCATTGGGCTTAGGTATTATGATTTCCACCATTGCCCAAAATCAAATGCAGGCTATGCAAATGGCTTTTTTCGTTCTTGTACCCAGTGTATTGTTATCAGGGTTTGTTGTTCCACGGGTATCAATGCATATCTTCTTTTATTATTTAGGCTATTTATTCCCGATGACTTTCTATTTAGAAATTATTCGTGGTATATTATTAAAAGGAAATTCTTTTCAGCATCTTTGGTTTCCCTTTTTTTCTTTATTATTTTTTACAATCATTACTTTGACCATCAGTATTAAGCGTTTTAAAAGAACTCTTGCTTGA